From Felis catus isolate Fca126 chromosome B4, F.catus_Fca126_mat1.0, whole genome shotgun sequence:
GAATGAGATGGGACACCCAGAAATCAGGTTGATAGAGTACCTGGGTTCAGACGAGGGTCTCTGAGTGATCCTGGTGGCTGGCTGATGATGTACCAGGGGTAACAGCAGTCTGAGCTTAGGGTTCTGTGGGGGCACCAGGAGAGAGGTGTTGGAGCAGTCAAGATGGCCCACAGGGTGCAGGGGGAGGCCTAGGAGGCTCCAGAAAGGGCAGGTGGGTTCTAATAAGACAGgctaataaagagaaaaatacaacttttggattttctttattttgttcattttcccccCTCTCGACAGCTTagaaaattcctttggaaaactATCCCATCTCTGCTGAACTCAGGGTAAGGGAGGTCCAGAGGCTGCCggaggaggggaggcggggcCTTCAGCCTTGGCCCCTCTCACGCACCCCTATACATCCTGGGAGACAATAGTGCAAATCTCTACTTCACACCTGAGGTGACAGGAGGTTGCACTTTCTAAGGCAGAGCTTCCTGTCAGGACACCATGCCCTCCGTGGTCTCTCTCAGAGGCCAGCCTGCAGGGTTGGCACCGTGGAGTATGTGCccgaccacccctcccccactggcccaCAGTGGAATTGTCTTCTTGGGTTTCTGGTAATTTCATCAGGGCTGCATCATGTTGCCAAAGCTACAGATAGCATCTCACTATGCTCTTCCCTAACAGAGCCTCTGAGGCTGGACACAGGCTGAGAGTTGGAACAATAGGGTGGAGATCTGGGGGGCTGTGAGGGTCTGTGAGGGTCTGGGATACCGGAACAGCTTTGGGGAACGGTGTCACTCGCCACTGGAACCTGTGGAAAAAGGAGAAGGGGCGGGTTTGCCTGCAGAGGCCCCTGAGCTCCTGGAGCTCTTGTGCATTATGTTGTCTCCGGACAGCTCCACCTAGACAAACCCCCAATCTGGGTGTGGGCGAAGagacacccccccgccccgctcagGCCAGGCAGAGAGACTGTCCCCCAGCACAGGTCCACCTTAACTGGGCAGCCCTGTGGGCGGGGCGCATTGTTGATGCCTGTGCAGACAGCAGTCCAGGCCCGAGTGTGGGACAGACTTACAGGCAGCACTCCAAGCTTCCAGCCTGCGACCCAGCTCCTCACGCTGAGTCTGCAGCCCCGCACCATGGTCCAGGGGGCCTCGGAGCCTGATGGCCCCGGctggggctgggatggggaggaTGACTGGGACAGCGCTGTCCTCACCCTGCTGGCGCTGGCTGTGGTGGCTGCCACGGCACTGGCTTTGCACTGGTTTGGCTCTGGGCAGGACCAGGAGGCGGCAGGACCTGCATCCACGACCCCCGGGGCCCAGCCTTCTCAGGCTGGAGgagccagcccagccctgcccctgcagcCCAAGGTCAGTGGTGGCGTCGAGGGACACAGCTCAGGGCAGGGGCAGCCAGACCCTCCAGGACGTGGCCAGGGGAGTCCAGCTGCAGCAGGGGCCCAAGATCAGGAGCTCCGGGGAGGTGGCCTGGCTGCCACAGCGGCACCTCCACTCAAGACACCCGGCGAGGTGGCCAGTGGAGGGGCCTTGGAACGGCAGCACGACAGTGCCACTCCGGAAGCCCTGCGAGGTAAAGGAAGGGAGCCTCTCAGGCCAGATACTGCCTTCCTGGGTCGGAGCAAAGTAGGGGGGACATCCGGCCCCCTCCTGATACACTTCACCCCTCGGAGTCCTGGCAGAGAGACTGAAGGGCAAGTGGAGGCAGGAGGTGTTCGAGCCAAGGTGCCAGCTCACCAGGCCCTGGTCCACACAGCAGAACAGGacaccagcccctggcaacaaGGTGTAGGGCCACCTGGCTCGCTAGAGAGAGGCCGAAGAAGCCGGCGGTGGCAGGTGGACCAAGGCTCGGAAGATAGACACCGCCGCCTCCCAAAGCTGGACCCCCTCCGCCTGGGCTCTGTGGTGAGTGTGTGGGATGCCGTGGATGCAGCCAGCAGCCTCTCCACAGGCTCCCAGAGGCCTCCTCTCCCCTTGGAGCTGCCTCCACCACGTGCCACGCAGACTGGGCCCTTGACAGAGGGCACAGtgaaggggcacagggagagcaGCCTCCATCCAGCCTCAGTCCTAGCTCTGGAGAGCAGGGAGGctgggccccaggctcccagggaGTCTCAGGGACCCCCAGCCTCCGTGGAAGGCTGGCCGTGGGAGAGGAGCTTCGTCCAGACCCCAGACTCCATGGGCCCATGGCCAGAGGGGTCGCAATGCGGACATCCACTCTTGTCTCAAGGACGGGGGACCGCAGACGCCAGCAATGCGGTAAAGGCTGGGGCTCAAGGCTCTGGAGACCGCTCTTTCTTCAGCTCAGGGCCGGGTGGGGCAGAGCAGCAACGGGGCCATGGCCTCCTAGAAGGGAGACCATCTTGGCAAGGCCAGCGCGGGCAGAGCATCGGGCAGGAGGCAGGCAGTCTGGACACAGAAAAGCgccccccagacacccctggcTCAGCCACGCTCTCCCCGCGCATCCCTAAACCCCTCCCGCCCTTGGCTTCCCCGCCCACAGCACATCCCCACGGAGGCCTCTTACCTGCAGGCTCAACCCTTCCGACCTCCTCTCCTTCAGACTCTTTGTCCCTCAGAGTTAGTCAGGGTTCTGCCGAGGATGAAACTCTCAGGGCAGtgtcagccccagccccagccccagccccagcccctgcccctgcccctgctccaactccgccctcctccccagccccagccccagcccctgcccctgcccctgctccaactccgccctcctccccagcccctgccccagccccagccccagttcCGACCCCTGTCCGGAGTAGTGAGTCAAGGCCTATGTCCCAGGAGCCCAGTGTGGCTCTCTGCAAGGACAACCAGGAAGGGCAGATCTCATCTAGCTGGGAAAACCTTATTTCGATGGTTCTTAGGAGTCACCCTTTCCCCAGGCAAGAGAGGCGCCAAGGGAGAGCCCCAAGGGCAGCTCCCAGGAGCCCTAGAGATCCCAGCACTGATGCACCCTCTGAGAACAGAGAGTCTGGTTCTCCCCCCGAAGGGGCCGCCACCAGCCTGGAGGTCAGGAATGGCTCCGCCGTTGGAATGGTCACAGAAGCTGGCACAGGGGGCCTGCCTGAGGCTGGGTGTCCGCAACAGCAGAGAAGCTCGGATACCAGGGAGGCTCCTACTCCAGACCCTCCCTCAGGCCCAAGGCCAGATGCAGTGGATGAGAGACATCCAGACTCCCCACTGCCTGGAGCCGCAATGCCTGGGGCCCCATCACGGTCCCCTGGGCAGAGGCAACCCAGCCCTGTACCCTCCCCCACCGCTAGGGGGGTCTCACAGCCTGTCCCACGGCCCCGGAAACGCAGCATGTGTGAAATAGCAGAGAGCTCTGAGCGGGAGGTCAGCCAGATGGTACCactgaggcaggagggagaggctccaggggagaggCCCCGCCCTGCAGGCAGCGGGGCAGTCCTCACAGAAAAGCAGGAGGCCCGAAAACTCAAGGTGCTTCTGCAGAGGCCCGGGAGCCGGGGGGTGGCGGAGGGGCCTCGGAAGCCCAGCTCCCTAGCCCGGGAGCCCACTCTGGCCGCGGCTCGACGACAGCGGCTGGACCTGGGCAGCTGCCTGGATGTACTGGCCTTTGCCCAGCAGCACGGGCAGCCTGGCCTGGTGCAGGAGACCTATGCGCTGATGAGCGACAATCTGCTGCACGTGCTAGGAGACCCGGGCCTCTACCGGCAGCTGAGCGGGGCCGAGCGGGAGCGCATCCTGAGCCTTCGGACGGGCCGGGGCCAGGCGGTGGTGGGGGTCCTTGTGCTGCCCAGCCTCTACCCGCTGAGCCGCTCGGGGCTCACAAGGGGCCCTTGTGGGGAGGAGGCCCCTACGGCGGGACCCGCACCCCTGCCTCCTCGCACGCACCTGCACGTGTTCAACCCCCAAGAAAACACATGGCGGCCCCTGACACAGGTGCCGGAGGAGGCCCCGCTGCGGGGCTGTGGCCTCTGCACCATGCACAACTACCTGTTCCTGGCGGGGGGCATCCGCGGCTCCGGTGCCAAGGCTGTCTGCTCCAACGAGGTCTTCTGCTACAACCCACTGACCAACATCTGGAGCCAGGTGCGGCCCATGCAGCAGGCCCGTGCCCAGCTCAAGCTGGTGGCCCTGGATGGGCTTCTTTACGCCATCGGTGGAGAGTGCCTGTACAGCATGGAGCGCTATGACCCGCGCACGGATGCCTGGACCTCGCGCGCGCCCCTCCCTGCGGGCACCTTCCCTGTGGCACACGAGGCTGTGGCCTGCCGTGGGGACATCTATGTCACTGGGGGCCACCTCTTCTACCGCTTGCTCAGGTACAGCCCTGCGAAGGATGCGTGGGATGAGTGCCCCTACAGTGCCAGCCACCGGCGTCCCAGCGACATGGTGGCATTGGGAGGTTTCCTGTACCGCTTCGACCTGCTGCGGGGTGTGGGCGCTGCGGTGATGCGCTACAACACTGTAACGGGCTCCTGGAGCCGggctgcctccctgcccctgcccgacCCGGCCCCCCTGCACTGCACCGCACTGGGCAACACCATTTACTGCCTCAACCACCAGGTCACCGCCACCTTTACGGTCTCTGAGGGGACTGCCCAGTTCCAGGCCAGGGAGTTGCAACCCTTTCCTCTGGGGAGTAAGGGGGTCCTCTGTCCATTCATCTTGACTCTGCCTGCCACCGACCGGCTGCAAACAGCCCTCTGAGCTGCTGCTCTCTAGGGAGACCCTGGGCCTGGGGGTCTGAGGGCAAGCGGAGCACAGGAGGTGGCTGGCAGAACCTTCTGCTGTTGTTTCTGGGacagctttgtttttctgttctaatAAGGCTCGTGATCTCCCCCTTCCCTACCCCCTTCCCTGAAAGAGCCCTCTCCCCCTGGAGCTCAGGCTCCTTGCATCTGGTTAGAAGCCGGCTTCTAACCTTCCCACCACAGCATGCTGTTTACTGCCTTTTCCGCTTAGTTCTTGCCCTGACGCCTCAGCTGGCTCACacagcccagcccctcctccagggggctcctcctcctcctcctcctcctcctcctcctcctcctccccttctctgggcTCCCAGGAGCCAGGTTCCCTCTTGCAGCACTGCACTGCCTGGAAAAATCTGTGTGGGGGTCCCTCTGGTGCTTTGAGAGCCAGGGACCGATGCGTCCTTGAAGACCAGGATTTGGCCTGCAGAGGGGCTGAATGACTGCTGAGCCAAGGAAGGAGGTGGCTAGAGAGATAGTCATACTTCTCCGTTCTGTCCCTAGGGCTCCAAGCTGGGCAAGAGGTCTGTAGGGGAATGGGACAGGGGAACAAGGAACAGAGAGTCCCCAGAAAAATGTTCTTGCCTCAGGCCTTGGGAGCCTGGTTTGGGTCTTCCTGGGAAAAACTCTGTAGCCCTCCTTTGTCCGATTGGTCCCCAGAGGCCTGGAACCCTTGCCTGTGAAACTGTTCTGCTGACTGTAGCCCCTGCCTGTAACCACTTGGGCTCATGCCCCTCTACAGCCTGTGGGGTCTCTCCCCCCCGCTTTGCCCCTCCAGAAGCAGCCTCACTTCCCACCACCCCCTGTTCTTACGTGAGACCCAGGTTTCACCTGAGCTCTTTCCCTTGTTAGCTGCGGACTTAGCCGAGACATCTGATTCCATTCTTCTCATCTGTGTAGTGGGGAAAATGAACATCTGTTACTCAGGAGAGCTATGAGGGCATAAGGACACATGTGAGCGCCTAGCGCAGTGCCCAGGATGAATAGATCATGTTCCCCTTTACTCATTTTGGAATCCATCACAGGAAGGTAAATAAATCTGACTGAACACTGCTGCCTGTCCCACCGTGTGCCCTGGTTTGCCCCATCTGGCCCTTTtcgttttgctttttattccatCCTTGGTACTACTGGCACTAAATACGTTTAATTCATTGAAAGCATCTACATCTTACGATTCTCATTTTTTTGCTCACAAGGCTCGCTATGCTGCTGGGTAGGACAGAAAGGGGTCCTCAGgttgctcttaaaaataagtttattgaaAAACAAGTACAGTTCATACAGCTATATATTACGGTTGCTGTTACTCTGCCAAGCAGAGAGGGCTCTGTGTCCCCGGGGCTTCTCCACACTGGCAGGCAGAAGCACGGTGGCCgtgggtgggcagggggcctACTGTTTGTGCTTGGTCTCAGTGAGCAGCTCTTGCCAGttcttctccatctcctcctTACAGTTGAGGAAGGCATCCTCCAGCCGGCGCATGGACTCCGCCAGTGTGGGGTTGGTGCGCATCACCACCATGTCGTAGGCCATCCATGTGGCTTGCACTGCAACAACCAGATGGGCCCTGATCAGGCTACCGAATGGGGCTGTGGCTCTGAGCACTCCAGGGAGGGCCAGATGCCTCCAGCCATGCTAAGCATCCCAGGGACCAGATCCTGCTGAGTTGCTGGTAGGCTACACGTTATAGGGTTCATAAAAACCACTATTAAAACTTCTTCCTACACAGAGCACTACTGACACTTCCCTGATCTCACACAAGTCTTAACTTCTGGATACATCAGCCCGTGATGCTAAGACTGGAGGCCTGTCTGATATAAAATATTAGGACCATTTAGAGCAAACTCAGGTCCTTACCTATCTGCAGTTTACAGCTAGTGGTTGCAGGGTGAACCCTGAGGGGTCGTAACACCCATCCAAGCTCACATGCTCAAGTAGGACTGATTATTCCTACTCCTGCAAAGCCCTGAGCCTCATGTTACCTTACGCAGAGTGGCCTGGGATGCCTGCCCACTTCTGTCTGGGTACCTCTGTGCTTTCATTAAGGCCAGCCCAGGGACTCCTCCTTCTGGAAAGGTTTGCTGCATCCCATGTTAGGTGTCCTTTGGTGCTCGCCACTGCACTGAGTTTCTTGCTGTTTCCCATCAAGAGCTACTCGAGGGCTTATAGGTGAACACGTGCTTCTTATACAAATTCAACGGAAGTCTGCAGAAACCTCATCTCTCTGCAGCACCCACCACACTGGTGTGGTCCTACCCTCTATAATTACAAAGAACAAAGGTCATCTCCCTTCCACATGACAGCCAACCACAGTACATATATCTCCCCCTTAAAACTGCTCTTTGCTGGGCTAAAACATACTGGACACTTTGGGGAACTATGTCCTCAAGGAAATTAACCAAAGAGGAgataagcaaataataataacacatgaATATCTACATACAACCAAGGTCAGCAGCAATGACAGACTTGATGTTTTACAGAAAGTAACATGTTTGGTTAAGGAAAAATTGTTAGAAAAGCTATGTGCGGTATCTTAACAGAGGGCATATAGTTATATGGCGTGTACAGGAATTCTTGAACTTTTGGATGTATGAGAGTCACTTGGGAcaccttttaaaatgtagatCACTGGCCGCTCCCACAACTCAGAGGGTCTTGTCTAACATGTTGTGAATGGTGCCCAGGAACCTGAATTTTAACAAGGAGACCACCCTTATAGGCTGCCTGGACAGCAGGTGCAGCATGTACCTGGGAGTCAGAACAGTTTGCTTTCTGGCTCTCTCTACTTGCTACCTGTGTGCCCACAAACAAGTGACTTAAGTTCACCAACCTCATTTGTAAAGGAGAGACAACATCCCAGTCTCACAGCTGGCTATGATTAAATGGACGATATgtaaaatgcctagcacataTTATGGTGTTCAAGACAGGAGAAACCCTTACcgtaaaataaataagaggtatTCAGGGCAAAGAGAGtgggtaagaaataaaaattcagaaggaaaaaagagcttGCAGAAATGAGTCTCATACGGTTCCACACAGCAGTTGGAATTCTAGCTCTGAATTTCCTAAGGCGAAAGCAGGGGAAACATGCTCAGATTTGAAACTCGGTggccataaaataaaaacaaacccatgaaggacacctgggtggctcagtcagttgagcagttgagtgttcaactgcggctcaggtcatgacctcacggttcctgagttcaagccccacattgggctcgttgctgtcagcgtggagcccgctttggatcctgtgtctccctctccctctgcccctcccttgctcacacacacacacacacacacacacacacacactctctctctctctctctctctctctctctctctctcataaataaataaacaacaacaacaacaaaaacaggcacctgggtggctcagtcggttaactcagctcagcgtctgacttccactcaggtcatgatcttgtggttcatgggttcaagccccacatcaggctctgtgctgacagctcagagtctggagcctgcttctgtgtctccctctctctctgcccctccctcacttgtgctttttctctctctcaaaaataaataaacaaaacaaccatTAGATGCTTTTATCctaagaaaaaaagttcttataGGTATATTCTATGAGAAGCATATAATATAGTTGAAAATGTCCTTGACAACATCTCTACTTGAAATACAAAGTGATTCTTCTATGGCTATTTTTGTAATCACTGGTAAAAGAAAGCTGTTGGCATATTGCCAAAGCACAGTCCAGAAAAGGCAATTCAATGAGACACCAAAACACTATATCAAGAGCAAAGCCCTTTTTAATTTGATCCAAGGAAGAAAATTCAGAATgcatagaaaagaaagaactcaTGATCATCAGAAGATCCTCGAGAAATGCACATCTCTtgagtttttcattcattcaatatttattgagcacctttgTGTTGGCATTTTGCTAAGGCACTCCTGCTCTCCTGGCAATATAGCAATATGCAAGATAGACACACCCCACCTTCAGGAAGTGTCTATAGGGGCCATGGGAGGTAGAATAAACACACAAGACAATCACAGGTTGGGAAGGGTGCTGTACGGCAATAAGCAGCATGTGTTGGGACAGAGAAATGGAGTAGGAGGAGTCTTTAAACCAGATGGTAAGGGCAGGCTCTCTCTCAGAGCTTTTGGTAAGGCCTGCACTTTAGCAAAGCCAAGGTCATAATCTCTGGAAAAGCCTGAACAGCAGATATTCTAAGAAGCCAACTAGGGCTCACCTGATACACTACCTGCTGGGTAGGACTAAAATCCTCatacagaaatcaagaaaaaacagccaagatgtggggcacctgggtggctcagtcggttaagtgcctgactcttgatttcaatttaggtcatgatctcagggttcatgggtttaagccctgcttcgggctctgtgatgctggtatggagcctgcctgggatcccctccccgccctccccttccctgttcatacatgtatgcactctctctctctcaaaataaatgagtaaataaataaataaataaataaataaataaccagtcAAGCTGTACACCTAAATGCAGGGTTCAAAGGATGAAGATAAAGAGTTCCAAAATTCTGTTGTAGGAGAGGGGAGGACATCACTTAGGGATGTAGTAAGTGAATTTGCTTTGAGGGCCTAGAAGGTAGACAGGGAGTACAGGAATGATGACAAAGGGCAGGCTCAGCCATGTGATAAAGGGACAAAGATGGGCCTGGACTTTATAGCCACGGGCTAATTCCCACCTTTGGCAAAACA
This genomic window contains:
- the KLHDC7B gene encoding kelch domain-containing protein 7B — encoded protein: MPVQTAVQARVWDRLTGSTPSFQPATQLLTLSLQPRTMVQGASEPDGPGWGWDGEDDWDSAVLTLLALAVVAATALALHWFGSGQDQEAAGPASTTPGAQPSQAGGASPALPLQPKVSGGVEGHSSGQGQPDPPGRGQGSPAAAGAQDQELRGGGLAATAAPPLKTPGEVASGGALERQHDSATPEALRGKGREPLRPDTAFLGRSKVGGTSGPLLIHFTPRSPGRETEGQVEAGGVRAKVPAHQALVHTAEQDTSPWQQGVGPPGSLERGRRSRRWQVDQGSEDRHRRLPKLDPLRLGSVVSVWDAVDAASSLSTGSQRPPLPLELPPPRATQTGPLTEGTVKGHRESSLHPASVLALESREAGPQAPRESQGPPASVEGWPWERSFVQTPDSMGPWPEGSQCGHPLLSQGRGTADASNAVKAGAQGSGDRSFFSSGPGGAEQQRGHGLLEGRPSWQGQRGQSIGQEAGSLDTEKRPPDTPGSATLSPRIPKPLPPLASPPTAHPHGGLLPAGSTLPTSSPSDSLSLRVTPAPVPTPVRSSESRPMSQEPSVALCKDNQEGQISSSWENLISMVLRSHPFPRQERRQGRAPRAAPRSPRDPSTDAPSENRESGSPPEGAATSLEVRNGSAVGMVTEAGTGGLPEAGCPQQQRSSDTREAPTPDPPSGPRPDAVDERHPDSPLPGAAMPGAPSRSPGQRQPSPVPSPTARGVSQPVPRPRKRSMCEIAESSEREVSQMVPLRQEGEAPGERPRPAGSGAVLTEKQEARKLKVLLQRPGSRGVAEGPRKPSSLAREPTLAAARRQRLDLGSCLDVLAFAQQHGQPGLVQETYALMSDNLLHVLGDPGLYRQLSGAERERILSLRTGRGQAVVGVLVLPSLYPLSRSGLTRGPCGEEAPTAGPAPLPPRTHLHVFNPQENTWRPLTQVPEEAPLRGCGLCTMHNYLFLAGGIRGSGAKAVCSNEVFCYNPLTNIWSQVRPMQQARAQLKLVALDGLLYAIGGECLYSMERYDPRTDAWTSRAPLPAGTFPVAHEAVACRGDIYVTGGHLFYRLLRYSPAKDAWDECPYSASHRRPSDMVALGGFLYRFDLLRGVGAAVMRYNTVTGSWSRAASLPLPDPAPLHCTALGNTIYCLNHQVTATFTVSEGTAQFQARELQPFPLGSKGVLCPFILTLPATDRLQTAL
- the SYCE3 gene encoding synaptonemal complex central element protein 3 is translated as MADSDPGERNYDNMLKMLSDLNKDLEKLLEEMEKISVQATWMAYDMVVMRTNPTLAESMRRLEDAFLNCKEEMEKNWQELLTETKHKQ